The proteins below come from a single Papaver somniferum cultivar HN1 chromosome 11, ASM357369v1, whole genome shotgun sequence genomic window:
- the LOC113322923 gene encoding tRNA dimethylallyltransferase 2-like isoform X1 translates to METEEAADVINTRNHKTPKVVIIMRATGAGKSRLAIDFASHFPVEIINADSMQVYNGLDILTNKVTLQEQKGIPHHLLGNNIPNVELTSKYFRDAAIQALVNPFFLDDYVLNMDNVGGSSLPAIGNQIVSMSWEMMGLRITIIFLKSSFEMLPTGFIRMFVEK, encoded by the exons ATGGAAACTGAAGAAGCAGCTGATGTAATTAACACTAGAAATCACAAAACTCCCAAAGTGGTGATAATAATGAGAGCAACTGGTGCTGGAAAATCTCGTTTAGCAATTGATTTTGCTTCTCATTTCCCGGTCGAAATCATTAATGCTGATTCCATGCAGGTTTACAATGGTTTGGATATCCTAACCAACAAAGTCACTCTCCAAGAACAAAAAG GAATTCCTCATCATCTATTGGGAAATAACATCCCTAATGTTGAATTGACGTCGAAGTATTTTCGTGATGCTGCAATTCAA GCTTTGGTGAATCCGTTCTTTCTTGATGATTATGTGTTAAATATGGACAATGTTGGAGGTAGTTCCTTGCCTG CGATAGGCAATCAGATTGTAAGTATGAGTTGGGAAATGATGGGTCTACGAATAactataatcttcttaaagagcTCGTTTGAGATGCTCCCAACAGGATTCATCCGAATGTTTGTAGAAAA GTAA
- the LOC113322923 gene encoding tRNA dimethylallyltransferase 2-like isoform X2 has translation METEEAADVINTRNHKTPKVVIIMRATGAGKSRLAIDFASHFPVEIINADSMQVYNGLDILTNKVTLQEQKGIPHHLLGNNIPNVELTSKYFRDAAIQALVNPFFLDDYVLNMDNVGGSSLPADRQSDCKYE, from the exons ATGGAAACTGAAGAAGCAGCTGATGTAATTAACACTAGAAATCACAAAACTCCCAAAGTGGTGATAATAATGAGAGCAACTGGTGCTGGAAAATCTCGTTTAGCAATTGATTTTGCTTCTCATTTCCCGGTCGAAATCATTAATGCTGATTCCATGCAGGTTTACAATGGTTTGGATATCCTAACCAACAAAGTCACTCTCCAAGAACAAAAAG GAATTCCTCATCATCTATTGGGAAATAACATCCCTAATGTTGAATTGACGTCGAAGTATTTTCGTGATGCTGCAATTCAA GCTTTGGTGAATCCGTTCTTTCTTGATGATTATGTGTTAAATATGGACAATGTTGGAGGTAGTTCCTTGCCTG CGGATAGGCAATCAGATTGCAAGTATGAGTGA